A single region of the Neodiprion pinetum isolate iyNeoPine1 chromosome 5, iyNeoPine1.2, whole genome shotgun sequence genome encodes:
- the LOC124218951 gene encoding L-asparaginase isoform X1, with product MYCKERSGTMQGKLIGNRDLEGRVLVIYTGGTIGMTRNQFGSLVPTHNAIVKLLRNYPQMHDEEYAFKNFGENSPLVLPLTSEKRRVVYELLEYDNLIDSSNARTADWICLAEDIKKYYTDYDGFVILHGTDTLSYTASALSFMLNNLGKTVIVTGSQISIFEPRSDGFDNFLTSLLIAGNYNIPEVCVFFANQLMRGNRTSKRTADAFEAFHSPNYVPLAVAGITIDVDYRAIFRPHKIEKFSVETELCEDVTMLRLFPGITRAMITAATYPPTKGMVLQSYGAGNMPTNRQDILEEFRKAVKRGVMIVNITQCSQGTVSAIYETGRTLQDVGVLSGSDMTPEAAYTKLAYVLSKSEWDMQKKREIMLTSIRGELTTERPFNPKSNQLLDAVARNLNITSQGDIIRLRNTLFPGMVAAAILDKDVEKLKAIKEYGSDFCETNADFRTPLHIAASEGCLKVVRYLLENGASVHLRDRFDRTPLIDAIENDHHEVIKLLVECGAHISGCDHLIGEQLCLAAAVGNVDRLISYCYAGVDLSERDVSGRTALHFGALHDQGEVVQFLLDRGANPEAVDMLGHTPRQLAELAFANIAQKLLQPISLSR from the exons CACTGGTTCCGACTCATAACGCGATTGTCAAACTGTTGCGGAATTATCCTCAAATGCACGACGAAGAATAcgctttcaaaaattttggcgaaaacAGTCCGCTCGTTTTGCC GTTGACCTCGGAAAAACGGAGGGTGGTTTACGAGCTTCTTGAATACGACAATCTGATCGATTCCAGTAACGCGAGAACCGCTGACTGGATTTGTCTGGCTGAAGATATAAAG AAATATTACACCGATTACGATGGCTTCGTAATTCTTCACGGAACGGACACGCTGAGTTACACAGCTTCCGCACTCTCCTTCATGTTGAATAACTTGGGGaaaacagtgatcgtaaccgGTTCTCAAATATCGATATTCGAACCGCGAAGCGACGGTTTCGACAACTTTCTTACGTCCCTGTTGATCGCTGGTAACTACAACATCCCCGAGGTCTGTGTCTTCTTTGCGAATCAACTGATGCGCGGAAATCGGACCAGCAAAAGGACGGCCGATGCCTTCGAAGCCTTCCATTCACCGAATTACGTGCCTCTGGCCGTTGCAGGAATTACCATTGATG TTGATTACCGAGCGATATTCCGTCCccataaaattgaaaaattcagcgTCGAAACAGAACTCTGCGAGGATGTAACGATGTTACGGCTGTTTCCTGGCATCACCAGAGCAATGATAACCGCCGCGACGTATCCTCCGACTAAAGGGATGGTCCTTCAGTCCTACGGGGCAGGAAACATGCCTACAAACCGACAGGACATACTCGAAGAATTTCGCAAGGCTGTCAAGCGGGGCGTAATGATAGTAAACATAACTCAATGCTCCCAGGGAACGGTGAGCGCAATTTACGAAACTGGAAGGACGCTTCAAGATGTCG GTGTCCTGTCTGGATCTGACATGACCCCGGAAGCCGCGTACACGAAACTAGCATACGTTTTGTCAAAGTCCGAATGGGACATGCAGAAGAAACGTGAAATTATGCTAACCAGTATACGAGGCGAGCTGACCACCGAACGACCTTTCAATCCTAAATCCAATCAGCTGTTGGACGCCGTTGCCAGGAATCTCAACATCACTTCGCAGGGCGATATAATCCGATTGAGGAATACTCTTTTTCCTGGAATGGTCGCTGCTGCGATATTGGATAAggacgttgaaaaattgaaggcGATAAAAGAATAC GGATCTGATTTCTGCGAAACGAACGCCGACTTTCGGACTCCCCTTCATATCGCAGCTTCCGAGGGATGTTTGAAGGTGGTACGCTATCTGCTAGAAAACGGTGCCAGCGTTCATTTGCGAGACAGATTTGACCGCACTCCTCTCATCGATGCGATCGAAAACGACCACCATGAG GTGATTAAATTACTGGTCGAGTGTGGAGCACATATTTCTGGTTGTGACCATTTGATCGGCGAGCAACTCTGCCTGGCCGCGGCAGTCGGAAATGTGGACAGACTGATATCGTACTGCTACGCTGGTGTTGATCTGTCGGAAAGAGACGTTTCCGGAAGAACTGCGCTGCATTTCGGAGCTCTGCACGACCAAGGAGAAGTGGTGCAATTTCTGCTTGACCGTGGAGCCAATCCGGAAGCTGTCGACATGCTCGGGCACACCCCTAGACAACTAGCAGAATTAGCGTTTGCAAATATAGCTCAGAAATTACTGCAGCCAATTAGTCTAAGTCGATAG
- the LOC124218951 gene encoding L-asparaginase isoform X2, which translates to MHDEEYAFKNFGENSPLVLPLTSEKRRVVYELLEYDNLIDSSNARTADWICLAEDIKKYYTDYDGFVILHGTDTLSYTASALSFMLNNLGKTVIVTGSQISIFEPRSDGFDNFLTSLLIAGNYNIPEVCVFFANQLMRGNRTSKRTADAFEAFHSPNYVPLAVAGITIDVDYRAIFRPHKIEKFSVETELCEDVTMLRLFPGITRAMITAATYPPTKGMVLQSYGAGNMPTNRQDILEEFRKAVKRGVMIVNITQCSQGTVSAIYETGRTLQDVGVLSGSDMTPEAAYTKLAYVLSKSEWDMQKKREIMLTSIRGELTTERPFNPKSNQLLDAVARNLNITSQGDIIRLRNTLFPGMVAAAILDKDVEKLKAIKEYGSDFCETNADFRTPLHIAASEGCLKVVRYLLENGASVHLRDRFDRTPLIDAIENDHHEVIKLLVECGAHISGCDHLIGEQLCLAAAVGNVDRLISYCYAGVDLSERDVSGRTALHFGALHDQGEVVQFLLDRGANPEAVDMLGHTPRQLAELAFANIAQKLLQPISLSR; encoded by the exons ATGCACGACGAAGAATAcgctttcaaaaattttggcgaaaacAGTCCGCTCGTTTTGCC GTTGACCTCGGAAAAACGGAGGGTGGTTTACGAGCTTCTTGAATACGACAATCTGATCGATTCCAGTAACGCGAGAACCGCTGACTGGATTTGTCTGGCTGAAGATATAAAG AAATATTACACCGATTACGATGGCTTCGTAATTCTTCACGGAACGGACACGCTGAGTTACACAGCTTCCGCACTCTCCTTCATGTTGAATAACTTGGGGaaaacagtgatcgtaaccgGTTCTCAAATATCGATATTCGAACCGCGAAGCGACGGTTTCGACAACTTTCTTACGTCCCTGTTGATCGCTGGTAACTACAACATCCCCGAGGTCTGTGTCTTCTTTGCGAATCAACTGATGCGCGGAAATCGGACCAGCAAAAGGACGGCCGATGCCTTCGAAGCCTTCCATTCACCGAATTACGTGCCTCTGGCCGTTGCAGGAATTACCATTGATG TTGATTACCGAGCGATATTCCGTCCccataaaattgaaaaattcagcgTCGAAACAGAACTCTGCGAGGATGTAACGATGTTACGGCTGTTTCCTGGCATCACCAGAGCAATGATAACCGCCGCGACGTATCCTCCGACTAAAGGGATGGTCCTTCAGTCCTACGGGGCAGGAAACATGCCTACAAACCGACAGGACATACTCGAAGAATTTCGCAAGGCTGTCAAGCGGGGCGTAATGATAGTAAACATAACTCAATGCTCCCAGGGAACGGTGAGCGCAATTTACGAAACTGGAAGGACGCTTCAAGATGTCG GTGTCCTGTCTGGATCTGACATGACCCCGGAAGCCGCGTACACGAAACTAGCATACGTTTTGTCAAAGTCCGAATGGGACATGCAGAAGAAACGTGAAATTATGCTAACCAGTATACGAGGCGAGCTGACCACCGAACGACCTTTCAATCCTAAATCCAATCAGCTGTTGGACGCCGTTGCCAGGAATCTCAACATCACTTCGCAGGGCGATATAATCCGATTGAGGAATACTCTTTTTCCTGGAATGGTCGCTGCTGCGATATTGGATAAggacgttgaaaaattgaaggcGATAAAAGAATAC GGATCTGATTTCTGCGAAACGAACGCCGACTTTCGGACTCCCCTTCATATCGCAGCTTCCGAGGGATGTTTGAAGGTGGTACGCTATCTGCTAGAAAACGGTGCCAGCGTTCATTTGCGAGACAGATTTGACCGCACTCCTCTCATCGATGCGATCGAAAACGACCACCATGAG GTGATTAAATTACTGGTCGAGTGTGGAGCACATATTTCTGGTTGTGACCATTTGATCGGCGAGCAACTCTGCCTGGCCGCGGCAGTCGGAAATGTGGACAGACTGATATCGTACTGCTACGCTGGTGTTGATCTGTCGGAAAGAGACGTTTCCGGAAGAACTGCGCTGCATTTCGGAGCTCTGCACGACCAAGGAGAAGTGGTGCAATTTCTGCTTGACCGTGGAGCCAATCCGGAAGCTGTCGACATGCTCGGGCACACCCCTAGACAACTAGCAGAATTAGCGTTTGCAAATATAGCTCAGAAATTACTGCAGCCAATTAGTCTAAGTCGATAG